The following DNA comes from Streptomyces sp. NBC_00690.
GGCTCGTTCCCCCAGAGTTCGTCGATGAGACTGTGCGCGGGCACCACTTCTCCGGCCTGCACCAGCAGGGTGGCGAGCAGGGCACGCGGTTTGGCGGCGGACGGGGTGCGCGGGGACAGGCTCACCGGCCCCAATACCCGAAAACGCATGGTCTGGCTCCTCTCGAAAGCAAACGGAAGGCTGTGTGATCGGGGGTGGGGTGCGGGGGCTGTCGGACCGCGGAATCTTCAGACGGGGGATCGTCGGACCGGGGGATCTTCGGACCGAGCGCTGGAGAACTGGAGGATCGAAGACTGGGCGGCTGAACAACTGGACAGCTGGACGGCTGACGGGCGGGGCGTCAGCAGTCCTGGAGCAGGGTCGCCGTCGCGGTGCACAACACCCGGCTGCCCTGGCTGAAGGTGATCCGGGTGTGGACGACGGGACGACCGGCACGGTCACGCAGTGGATCGCGCGTATTGACGGTGCAGGTCAGGGGGAGGTCCGCCTCGCCGAAACCGCGGAACGAGGCCCACCAGTGGGTAAGTACGGCATGGGCCGGCTCGAACCCCTGGAGTTCGGCGGCGACGACGAGCGCCGCCTGCCTGGACGCTTCGAGGAACACCGTCCCCGGGATGTGTCCGCCCGGTCCGCCGTGGAAGGTCTCATGGCCGGGCTGTGGGGTGACGGGCAACATGAACTCGCCGTCGATCGCGCGGAGCGGTGGGCCCACCAGGACGTTGCGCACATCGCCGCGGCCGGCCTGTTCGGGACGGACGGTCGCCCGTCGGGCCGTCGGCGAAGCGGGGGGCAGAGCTCCGCGCAGGCTCTCCCGACGCCCGAGTTCACGGTGTGCCCGGTACACCCGAGGCATCAGGAACTGGAGGCGTGCGGTGCCACTGCCGCAGCTCACGCCGTCGATCGCCACTCCCCCGCGGCACTCCAGACCGCGCGGGACGCCGTTCACCACATCGACGGGGTTGAGCGTGATGTCCAGCGTCATGGACGCCGGCCGGCCGACGCGGCGCCAAGGGGTGAGCTCCCGGATGTCGATACCGCTCGACACAAAGACGGCGGGGCGGTCGACGGGGACCCGGAAGTACTGGTGGGCGACGAAGAACGTGGCTTGGCGCAGTGACTCCGCGGCGAAGAGCAGGTCGTGGAAGGTGTCCGGTCCATCGTTGAAGACCGGGTGCTCGTCGGGCAGTTCGGCGGAGAGCGCGAAGTGCTGCTCCACCGGGGCTGTGGCGTCCAGGAGGAAGCCCTCCGGGGTGTCGGGCCGGTGCAGGAGATGCAGCGGGGCCATGTCGTGGGAGCCCGGCAGCCCGGCCGCGAGGGTGGCGCGGGGCGCGGGCTCGGGTGGTCTAGCGTGTGCGTCGGAAGCGTTGGGCGCGCTGTCCATACCAGCTCCTTCGGGTGCCCCGGGCTGGGCCGTGGGCGGCGAGAGGGACGATCGTGCGGGGTACGACGCGGAGCTTCCGTACCGTCCCAATCGCTCACGGCCACCACCGATGCACACGTGACTGGCGCATATGCATGTGTCCATGAGCGGTGTACTGGGCGATCAAGCCTTTTCCGGACCGGAAACACCGAGGGCGGTGGCGGGATTTACCCGTCACCGCCCCAACGTTCTCTCGGGTCGCTGCAATCGCTCTGGACTTGGCCTGTACCGGGACTGGACCGCACCGGAATGCGATCTACCACCAACGGGCCCGAGAGGCTACTCCCCCGCCGCCCGAGTGGCGACCAGGGGGTGGTCGACGCTGAGCGGTCCAGCTCCGCTGGCTCCTCCGGGAGAGCCGAGGGGCACGAAGACCTCGGAGTCGGCCGTGCGGAAGTCACTCCACTCGGCCGGGACGTCCTGGTCGAAGAAGACGGCCTCGACCGGGCAGACGGGCTCACAGGCCCCGCAGTCCACGCATTCGTCGGGGTGGATGTAGAGCTTGCGGGGACCTTCGTAGATGCAGTCGACGGGGCATTCGTCGATACACGCCCGGTCCTTGACGTCGACACAGGGTTGAGCGATCACGTACGCCATGGGTCCCTCCCTGGGGTGTGGGGTTCTCGGGCGGATCAGACGGGCTGCGGGGTCGCGCTGCTGCGCTCCGGACGAACGACCCAAGCGTCGTTGCCGGTGAGGAGTGCCTTGAGGTCGCCTCTGCCGAGTTGTTCGGTGGCGGTGTCGAGTTGGTTGTTCATGAGGGTGTCGTAGACGGGGCGTTGGGTGCTGCGGAAGACGCCGATGGGTGTGTGGTGGAGGGTGTCGGGGTGGGCGAGGCGGGAGAGGGCGAAGGCGGTGGTGGGGTTGGGGTTGTGGGCGTCGT
Coding sequences within:
- a CDS encoding AfsA-related hotdog domain-containing protein, whose amino-acid sequence is MDSAPNASDAHARPPEPAPRATLAAGLPGSHDMAPLHLLHRPDTPEGFLLDATAPVEQHFALSAELPDEHPVFNDGPDTFHDLLFAAESLRQATFFVAHQYFRVPVDRPAVFVSSGIDIRELTPWRRVGRPASMTLDITLNPVDVVNGVPRGLECRGGVAIDGVSCGSGTARLQFLMPRVYRAHRELGRRESLRGALPPASPTARRATVRPEQAGRGDVRNVLVGPPLRAIDGEFMLPVTPQPGHETFHGGPGGHIPGTVFLEASRQAALVVAAELQGFEPAHAVLTHWWASFRGFGEADLPLTCTVNTRDPLRDRAGRPVVHTRITFSQGSRVLCTATATLLQDC
- the fdxA gene encoding ferredoxin, with amino-acid sequence MAYVIAQPCVDVKDRACIDECPVDCIYEGPRKLYIHPDECVDCGACEPVCPVEAVFFDQDVPAEWSDFRTADSEVFVPLGSPGGASGAGPLSVDHPLVATRAAGE